The window CCATCCTAAGAGGAAAGGCCGATGAAAACGGTTAAAACAACTGCCGAGTACACCATTTTTCAACGTAAAGACGACCGCTACGCCGTGCGTAACAACAAGCGCAAAGCAATTAACGGCGACGCTAAAGTTGAGATCCTTATCAAAGAAGGCCTGATGACCAAGCCAGAGCCAAAACCAGCCGAGCCAGAAGCCGCTGAAGAATCCGCAGAAGGCGAGGCAAGCAGCGAGTCTTAATCGCGCCTCTCCACCCCTGTGCGGATGGCCTGCGAGCCATCCGCCACAGCGCTTCACAACAGCCGCAAAACACATTCATTACTCCAGTCGCCCTGGCTCTGGTTTCGAGACTCGACCACAACAGACGGCACTCTTATACTGCAGCCCAGTTAACTTTGTTCGGAAGCTGCTGTGCAATACAAAAGCCAAAATTTTAGTCATTCGCAAAACCCCAAAACAGGCGTTCTCCTGGTAAACCTGGGCACCCCCGCTGCACCGACGGCGAAAGCACTTAAACCCTATCTCAAACAATTTTTATCGGACCCGCGTGTAGTGGAATTTCCGCGCCTGCTCTGGTGGCTGATTCTGAACGGCATTATTCTCAATGTGCGACCGCGAAAATCCGCCGCTGCCTATGCCAAAGTATGGACCGAGCGCGGCTCGCCCCTGGCGATACACACTGCCGATCAGGCCAGCGCACTTAACGTGCGGCTGCAGCGCCGGTTCGACGATCAGGTCGTGGTTGCCTGGGCGATGCGTTACGGCTCGCCGTCAATGGCAGACGTGCAGCAATCCCTGTTCGATCAGGGCGTACAGCAATTATTGGTGATTCCTCTCTATCCGCAATATTCTGCCGCCACAACCGGTTCCACGTTTGATGCCTTAAGCGCAGACTTCCAACGGCGGCGCTGGCTACCCGCGTTGCGCTTTGTCAATCAGTACCACGATAACCCCGGATATATAGCAGCACTCGCCGAGCGAGTGCGCCAGCATTGGCAGAACAACGGCCGCGCCGACAAACTCATTCTCTCTTATCACGGAGTGCCCCTGCGTTACCTTCACGCCGGCGACCCTTACCACTGTCAGTGCCTCGCCACATCGCGCCTTCTGGCCGAAGCGTTGCAGCTCACCGAGAGTGAAGTCATTACCAGCTTTCAGAGTCGCTTCGGCCGCGAAGAATGGCTGCAGCCCTACACCGATGTGCTGCTAAAACAGCTTCCCGGTGCGGGCGTAAAATCCGTGCAGATTATGTGTCCCGGTTTTTCATCCGATTGTCTGGAGACGATTGAAGAGATCGGCGAAGAGAATCGCGAGTACTTTTTACAAAATGGTGGAGAAAACTACCAATATATTCCTGCCCTCAATGCGGGAGAGGACCATATTGACGTACTGGAGCAATTAGTGCTCGACAACCTGCAAGGTTGGTCGCTGGCACCCACCGCCAAACGCGAACTGGAACAGCGCCAGCAGCGTGCCGACAGCTGCCCATTCAACCAGACCAAAAAACTTTAAACCCAAAGGAAAGCCAACCAGTGCTCGAACTCAGTGGCCACACTTGCTTCGGCGGTGAACAATTGCGTTTCCAACACCGCAGTCGCGTGCTCGATTGCAGCATGCGGTTTTCCGTATACCTGCCGCCACAAGCCCAGGCAGGCGAGGTGCCTGCGCTGCTTTGGCTATCGGGTTTCACCTGTAGCGACGAGAATTTCGTCCACAAAGCCGGCGCTCAACAGTTTGCGGCTAAACACGGAATAGCGTTGGTAATACCCGACACCAGTCCCCGCGGCGAGCAGATCCACAAGGGTGATGAACCCACCTGGCACCTTGGTGAAGGCGCTAGTTTCTACCTGAATGCCACCGTAGAGCCCTGGGCCGCCAACTATCAGATGGCGTCGTACATTTGCGACGAGCTGCCTGGTTTAATCGCAGACCTGCCTGTGGATAACTCGTGTTTTGGCATTGCCGGTCACGGCATGGGAGGCCATGGCGCAATTGTGCTGGGGCTAAGTTATCCACAGCTGTTCCGCTCTATTTCGGCGTTTGCCCCGATCTGCAATCCCGCCAAAACACCCTGGGGCGAAACCGCGTTCCGGCATTACCTGGGGGCGGACAAAGCCCGTTGGCAGCACCACGATAGCTGCTGGCTAGTTGCGAACGGCGCTTGCCGCACGCCGCTGCTGGTGGATCAGGGGAGTGACGATCACTTTCTGGAGGACGAGTTGAAACCGGAGCGCCTGCAAGCCGCCTGCGCAGAGGCAGGCCATCCGCTCAACTATCAGCTGCACCCAGGCTACGACCACAGTTACTTTTTTGTCGCGAGTTTTATCGAAAGCCATATCGCTTATCATGCCGGTATACTCACTTAGCCCGGATAAGTTTTAATTAGCCCCAATTCGCCAACCACAAAAGTTGCAGCATTGGCGCCCGTCTATTCGTGTTGAACTCACCGCGACGCCGGCGCCTTGGCTGCGCGACTGAAAGACAGACCCTACTGTACGCGACTTACCAAGCGGGATACACTCTCGAACTCAGCGATTGAATGCAAAGAGCCCCCAAGCCTGCCTTATGGAAAAGATGAGTGATGTGGAGATGCGGTGTTTTAGCGCCGTGCAGTACTGGCAACGCAAAGAGTTAGCTCAGCAATTGAAAGATACACTCACATCCTTCCTGCCCCACCCCTTATCGCTGCAAGGCGCATCCAGCACAGCTAAGTCGAATACCTGGACACTCGTAAAAGTACCTCTGATCGCTATTTTGTTCCCCCTGCTACTACTTATTTGGCTTGCCCGTGTTTTGTTCGCACTGGTGCTCTATCCCTACCGCTATCTCAGCACCCTGCCAGTGCCGCAGGGCCTGCATTCACCCGGGGAGCGCAACATCCAGGGCATTCATCGCGCCTTTTCTCCCTACAATGACCTCTCGCCGGCCTATTATTTGCTCTGTGTAAATGACTGGGTCACGATCCTCTACGGTGTCGATGCGGCGCGCAAACACCAGATCGAAACTTATTTATTTGCGCAGTCATCCAGCCGATTTATCCGCCCCGGCGAGGCCCCCAGTCGACAACATATCAGCCTCGCTCGGGAGTCACTCTCCCGTGCACTCGGCTATTATTGATATCTCTACCTGGTTAAACCGTATAACGCTCACTGCGTTCTACGCACAAACCGCACTCAGACCGTTGTAATCTGGAGACAGCCAATGCAACACCAGAACCTTCGCCGTTGTTGTTACGGGCTCGCCGCACTGTTTTTGCTGCTGTCCACGGCAGCTTCCGCTGCGACTTCGGTATGGCAGGTCAGTAAAGGGAAACACACCTTGTACCTTGCAGGCACGTTTCACTTGCTCAACAGTGCCGACCACCCGTTACCAGACGCCTTCGAGCAGGCCTATCTCGCTGCGGATACCTTGATTTTCGAAACCGATGTGAGCATCGCACAAAGCCCCGAATATCAACGCAAAGCAGCCGCTTTGGTGATGTTCCAGGATGGCCGTACCCTGGACAGCGCAATCAAGCCCGCCACCTATGCTGCATTGGAGCAGTTCCTGACGCAAAGAAGCCTGCCGATAGAAACCTTCGCCCGCCTGACACCGGTGGGAGTCAGCCTGATGTTGTCGTCCATAGAGCTGCAACGGCTGGGTATGAGTGCACAACAGGGCGTTGAGTACACCTTCAACCTGAAAGCATCGGTGGACAACAAGCGCCGCGACTACCTGGAGACTCCGGATGAACAATTGCAATTCATCAGCCGCATGGGCCAGGGTGAAGAAGACGATATGCTGCTCTACACGATCGAAGATTTGCTGAGCATTGAAACTGAGTTGGCCACCATGAAACGCTACTGGCTCACCGGCGACATCACGAGCATGGACAGCCAATACCTCCAGGATATGCGCACGCGCTTTCCACGCAGCTATCAGGATTTACTGGTGAGCAGAAACAACGCCTGGCTGCCGCATATTGAGTCCATGGTGAAAAGCGATGGCACCGAGCTTGTTATGGTTGGCGCTATGCATCTGCCGGGGCCTGATGGCTTGCTGGCACAATTGCAGGCGCGCGGTTACCAGCTAAAGCAGCAGTAATTTTGCCGCACAGCACTCACCTATCTTTTTCAAGATGCGCGAGCAACTCGATGTGAGGTGTGTGCGGAAATTGATCGAGCGGCTGGACTTCCACCAACCGAAACCCCTGGTCCAGGAAAAAACTCAGATCGCGCGTAAAGGTTGCCAGATCGCAAGACACCGATAGCACCTGGCGTACCTGACAGTTCTTAGGCCAGGCTGCCGCACGCGACTTCCAGCCCTCGCGGGGCGGGTCCAACACCAGCAATTCCGCTGTTTTCAGCGCGCGCGCTACACTTGCCAGACCGTCGTCCGCAAATAGATCGCAGACGATAGGCTCCACGCCTGCCAGCACTTTAGCGCGCAACGCGGCTATCGCCTCATCGACCACTTCCACAGCACTAATTTTTGCTACACCGGCATCACACAAAACTTCAGTGAGGTTGCCAGAACCGCAGAACAATTCCACGGCTTGCTGCGTACCCGGCGCAATGCGCTCAGCCAACCACGCGCGCATGCGGGTATTTTGCGCGCTGTTGCCCTGTTTGAACGGCAGGCGTTGATCGACGCACACCTGCTCGGCGGCAATCGATTCATCGATATCCAGCGTGCGCCAGGCTGAGCGCCGCGCCGGCTGCCAGGCGCGGTTCGGCAATTGCGCCCGCAGTGTTTGCAAGGTGTGCTGATTGGGTTCCGACAGCACCGGGCAATGCTGCACCGGCGCCAAGGTATTGCTGGCTGCCGACACATAGCCAATTTCGCGCCCGTCTGTTTTGAACTGTGCGCGATTGCGATAGCCAAAGATCTGTGGCGACGGCCAAATGGGCAATACCTTATCGGCTTCCCCAAGGCGCGCCAGCTCGGCGGTTACCCGCGTTTGCTTGGCGGCGAGCTGCGCGTCGTAGGCCATAAACTGCCAGGGGCATCCGCCGCACTGTGCCGCGCCAAAACCATGATGCGCACAAGGCGCATTTTGTCTTTGCGGGTGCTCGCGGCCTGGGCTCAGCGCCACCAGCTCAGCAAAACCCACCCGCCCTTTGCCACCGGTACTGCGGAATTCACCCGCTTCACCCGGCCACACACCGGGCGCGAAAAATGTTTTGCCAGACGGGTGCTGAAGTACGCCGCGACCGTCACTTGCCAGGTCTCGCACCTCGGCAGAGAATACTTCACTGCGAAATTGGGCGCGCTTGGGTGTGCGCCGCTTAAAGGATGTCACTATGGTTAAACTCGCTTTTGTTGTTACTGTCATGTTGCTGTGCGGCTGCGCGCAACACCCTGCACAGTCGCCTGCGGATACCACACCTAAGGTTGCTGCAACGCCCTGCCCATCGGCACGGCCACAGATGTGCATGATGATTTACGACCCGGTCTGCGCCATACACGAGGATGGCAGCCACTCGACCGAAGGCAACAATTGTAGCGCCTGTCAGAAGGAAGCGATAACGGCCTATGCGTCAGGGCCCTGCCCGGAAGCGGCCGATTAAGCGGCAAGCGATAAAAAAGCGTGGATAACCGACTGATACCAGCCTGTTATCCACGAGGAGGAGGGATAGCCTACTAAATTGTCGTTGTTACGCTGAGAGTTTTACCGACTATTGCGAATTACAGGTACTGGGCGCAATACAGGACTGATTGTTCTCGTAACCCCAACCCACCGTTGTTTGCGTGCACAGCGGGAAATTAGTGCCGTACCAGTTACACACACCTGCGCTGCCGCCCGTTGATGAACTGGACGAGCTGGAACTGCTGGACGAAGTGCTGGAACCACCGACAATGCCGCCGTTGCCCGACTGCGACTCACAAGTGGTTGCACCGATGCAGCTGGCGTTGTTTTCATAGCCCCAGCCGCTGTTCTGATTCGCGCACACCGGGTACAAAGTACCATACCAGTTGCACTGCAAACCGGCGCCGCCGGAAGAGCTGCTGGACGAACTGGAGCTGCTAGAAGAACTCGAACTGCTCGATGAGCTGGACGAACTATTCGAACTGGAAGAACTGCTGGAGCTTGACGAGCTATTCGAACTAGACGAACTCGAGCTGGAAGAACTCGACGAGGACGAACTGCTCGATCCACCGGTACACACGTTGATCACCCCGCCGGAACCAGATTGGCTCTCGCAAGTGTTGCGCCCGATACAGCTCATGCTGTTCTCCCAACCCCAACCGGAATCCTGATTTACGCACAGTGGGCGCGGCGCATCCTGATACCACTGACACATATCGACGCAGCTTCCACCGGAGCTCGAACTGCTGGACGAACTGGAACTGCTGCTGGAAGATGAGCTGTTGCTCGACGACGAACTGCTGCTGGATGAGGTGCTCGAGGTAGACGAACTACCACCATACACAGTCGCCTTAACCGCGGTTGCGGCTACACCGTTCACGCCGTTAAACAGGCGATCGCCCCAGGTGGTTAAACTGTTCGGATTAAAGTTGTTCGACATATCCAACGTGGTACAACAGCTGCCATTACCCGACCAGGACCAGCCGAGGTAACCAATGCCGTATTGCTCGGCCACAGCCAGAATCGAATCGGCGTCAACAAACTCACCCTGATGGTCAGCCCCGAATTCGCCAATAATGAGTGGCAGATTGTGGTCACTCAAAAAGGTCGACACGTAATTTTCGATTTTTGCGCGGGTCTGGTACACCTGATACATGTGGACAGAGAACATGGTATTGGCGAGAGAATCCGCAGTCGCAACCTCAGAGGCATGCGCCAGCATCACTTCTTCCCAGTCCTGTCCCCAGTTGGACGCATCCACCAGCAGCGTGTGCGTTAACCCAGCGGCGCGGATGGTTTGAATCGCCGCGCGGTGTTCGTTGATCCACTTGGCTGCAGTTTGACCATTGCCAATGGGCTCGTTGGCAATGTTAATTATTACGTAATCTTCCTGACCGATCAGGGCACTGGCAATATCGACCCAATAGTCCGCCGCATGCGCGATGGTTCCTGCCGCACTTTCTTCACCACCGCCGGTGGCATCGTGCACTTCCAACACACAGATCACCTGGTTCGCTTTACACAGGGAAATAATATTAGCGACGTCTGCCGCGCTGTTACGGTTCCAGCGGTAGCCATCACTGAGTACCACGCGAATCGTGTTCGCACCCAGATTGGCGATATTCGCGATAGAGCTGGTTTCACTGGTGAACCAGGTGTGCGCATGGTTGGCGCCGCGCATTATGAAATTATTGCCGTTGCCATCGAGCAGACGCGTGCCAGACACCGAGAATCCCGCCCAGGATTGGGCTGCCACAGCCGCCAGGGCGAGGCTTATACCGCCGCGCACCAGCCAACGGCCGGCGTGAGAAAGAATCGTATTAACCATTATTATCGACTCCAGAAAGAGATGAGAGGGGTTAGCTTGGCTCGCGAGATCATTCAACACGAGTCGGTTCGCCCGCAGTAAACATCCGCTCCGTTGAAAGGAAGTGGAAATGAGAGACCATTGACGTAGTCCATTAAGAACGTCCTTTGAATCAGGTTTTTTTATTATTGTTATATCAACCTTGCCACCCTGGCAGGCTCACGCGACTGCGTGATCGGTCAGTCTTTGGGCAGCGGCCAAAGTACAATGTAACCGTTTACATAACAACTAGACGAAAGCATGAATTGACAAACCGCCTCTCTCACCCGGATGTTTGCTCCGCGCACAGGGGTGTTTTAAGCTGGTCATCACGCCCGCTGAGGCCGAACAGTCGCTAACACCATAAAAAACATAACAACGAAAACAACTTTATGAACACACACCTAGGCCACCTGCTCCCCCTTTTATTGTTGTTTGCCGTGCCCGCCATGGCCAGTGCAGACGATTTGCGCATCAATGATCAGGGCTATTTCGCCAAGCCCGGACTCAACGTTACGGTATTTGCCGACATTTACCCGGACGGCCACCAAACCGGGGTGTCTATCATTCAGCACGGTCAGCGCGTCGCCGCCAACGGCGATCTGCGTCTGGAAATGTCACCTGGTCAGTGGTCGCCCGTGCCCAAAGGTCTGAACCACCAGATCGACGAAAAACACCAGACCATCACTCAAACGCTGGCCTACCCGGACGAAAGCAAGGATCGGAAGGGATTCAACCCCATTGCGTACCCGGAGCTGAACTTC of the Teredinibacter turnerae T7901 genome contains:
- the hemH gene encoding ferrochelatase, producing the protein MQYKSQNFSHSQNPKTGVLLVNLGTPAAPTAKALKPYLKQFLSDPRVVEFPRLLWWLILNGIILNVRPRKSAAAYAKVWTERGSPLAIHTADQASALNVRLQRRFDDQVVVAWAMRYGSPSMADVQQSLFDQGVQQLLVIPLYPQYSAATTGSTFDALSADFQRRRWLPALRFVNQYHDNPGYIAALAERVRQHWQNNGRADKLILSYHGVPLRYLHAGDPYHCQCLATSRLLAEALQLTESEVITSFQSRFGREEWLQPYTDVLLKQLPGAGVKSVQIMCPGFSSDCLETIEEIGEENREYFLQNGGENYQYIPALNAGEDHIDVLEQLVLDNLQGWSLAPTAKRELEQRQQRADSCPFNQTKKL
- the fghA gene encoding S-formylglutathione hydrolase — its product is MLELSGHTCFGGEQLRFQHRSRVLDCSMRFSVYLPPQAQAGEVPALLWLSGFTCSDENFVHKAGAQQFAAKHGIALVIPDTSPRGEQIHKGDEPTWHLGEGASFYLNATVEPWAANYQMASYICDELPGLIADLPVDNSCFGIAGHGMGGHGAIVLGLSYPQLFRSISAFAPICNPAKTPWGETAFRHYLGADKARWQHHDSCWLVANGACRTPLLVDQGSDDHFLEDELKPERLQAACAEAGHPLNYQLHPGYDHSYFFVASFIESHIAYHAGILT
- a CDS encoding TraB/GumN family protein, with translation MQHQNLRRCCYGLAALFLLLSTAASAATSVWQVSKGKHTLYLAGTFHLLNSADHPLPDAFEQAYLAADTLIFETDVSIAQSPEYQRKAAALVMFQDGRTLDSAIKPATYAALEQFLTQRSLPIETFARLTPVGVSLMLSSIELQRLGMSAQQGVEYTFNLKASVDNKRRDYLETPDEQLQFISRMGQGEEDDMLLYTIEDLLSIETELATMKRYWLTGDITSMDSQYLQDMRTRFPRSYQDLLVSRNNAWLPHIESMVKSDGTELVMVGAMHLPGPDGLLAQLQARGYQLKQQ
- a CDS encoding class I SAM-dependent RNA methyltransferase, which gives rise to MTSFKRRTPKRAQFRSEVFSAEVRDLASDGRGVLQHPSGKTFFAPGVWPGEAGEFRSTGGKGRVGFAELVALSPGREHPQRQNAPCAHHGFGAAQCGGCPWQFMAYDAQLAAKQTRVTAELARLGEADKVLPIWPSPQIFGYRNRAQFKTDGREIGYVSAASNTLAPVQHCPVLSEPNQHTLQTLRAQLPNRAWQPARRSAWRTLDIDESIAAEQVCVDQRLPFKQGNSAQNTRMRAWLAERIAPGTQQAVELFCGSGNLTEVLCDAGVAKISAVEVVDEAIAALRAKVLAGVEPIVCDLFADDGLASVARALKTAELLVLDPPREGWKSRAAAWPKNCQVRQVLSVSCDLATFTRDLSFFLDQGFRLVEVQPLDQFPHTPHIELLAHLEKDR
- a CDS encoding cellulase family glycosylhydrolase yields the protein MVNTILSHAGRWLVRGGISLALAAVAAQSWAGFSVSGTRLLDGNGNNFIMRGANHAHTWFTSETSSIANIANLGANTIRVVLSDGYRWNRNSAADVANIISLCKANQVICVLEVHDATGGGEESAAGTIAHAADYWVDIASALIGQEDYVIINIANEPIGNGQTAAKWINEHRAAIQTIRAAGLTHTLLVDASNWGQDWEEVMLAHASEVATADSLANTMFSVHMYQVYQTRAKIENYVSTFLSDHNLPLIIGEFGADHQGEFVDADSILAVAEQYGIGYLGWSWSGNGSCCTTLDMSNNFNPNSLTTWGDRLFNGVNGVAATAVKATVYGGSSSTSSTSSSSSSSSSNSSSSSSSSSSSSSSSSGGSCVDMCQWYQDAPRPLCVNQDSGWGWENSMSCIGRNTCESQSGSGGVINVCTGGSSSSSSSSSSSSSSSSSNSSSSSSSSSSSNSSSSSSSSSSSSSSSSSSSSSSGGAGLQCNWYGTLYPVCANQNSGWGYENNASCIGATTCESQSGNGGIVGGSSTSSSSSSSSSSSTGGSAGVCNWYGTNFPLCTQTTVGWGYENNQSCIAPSTCNSQ